From the Synechococcus sp. HK01-R genome, one window contains:
- a CDS encoding sensor domain-containing diguanylate cyclase — protein sequence MACASVVRTGRETRRLRELRRLDRAGLEHDPALALLVKLASSCMATPIAMVSMVEADQQKPLLGHGCDLEAIPRELSFCSMAIEADADLFVVPDAAIDPRFRDNPLVSHPLGVRFYAAAVLQGPSGGRLGTLCVLDHRAPHQPSDRQLQQLRWLADLVSLALERHEQHLLCPVTGLPTLGQLLRVGRKEWQSALNAERPLALLLLDLNNFRAINRCCGHEQGDRFLQEVAGAIASHCRPEDFVAHVQADRFALLLPLANADEGLELARTFQQMLATLDLGVAPPGYRMLPVAGLALNHVDDEGFDALVHRSEQALELARLQGNGAIVELRDGIPSMAAAHSAGHW from the coding sequence ATGGCTTGTGCATCAGTTGTACGAACAGGGCGGGAAACTCGCCGTTTGCGAGAGCTGCGACGGCTCGATCGTGCGGGCTTGGAGCATGATCCAGCCTTGGCGTTGTTGGTCAAACTCGCCAGTAGCTGTATGGCGACTCCGATTGCGATGGTGTCGATGGTGGAGGCCGATCAGCAGAAACCTCTGCTGGGTCACGGCTGTGATTTGGAGGCCATTCCTCGCGAGTTGTCCTTTTGTTCCATGGCGATTGAGGCTGATGCGGATCTTTTCGTGGTGCCCGATGCCGCGATTGATCCCCGCTTTCGGGATAACCCGCTGGTGAGTCATCCCCTGGGGGTGCGTTTCTATGCCGCAGCAGTGCTTCAGGGGCCTTCCGGAGGACGTCTCGGCACTCTCTGTGTCTTAGATCATCGTGCACCCCATCAGCCCAGTGATCGTCAGCTGCAACAGTTGCGCTGGCTTGCTGACCTGGTCAGCCTGGCTTTGGAGCGGCATGAACAGCACCTGCTCTGCCCGGTGACCGGTCTTCCCACCCTGGGTCAGCTGCTTCGCGTGGGACGCAAGGAGTGGCAGAGCGCGCTCAACGCAGAGCGTCCTCTTGCCCTGTTACTCCTCGACCTCAACAACTTCCGCGCCATCAATCGATGTTGTGGCCACGAACAGGGAGATCGCTTTTTGCAGGAGGTTGCCGGTGCCATCGCCAGCCATTGCCGACCCGAGGATTTTGTCGCCCACGTTCAAGCCGATCGCTTTGCGCTTTTGTTGCCACTGGCCAATGCGGATGAAGGTCTCGAGCTGGCTCGAACGTTTCAACAGATGTTGGCGACCCTGGACCTCGGAGTTGCGCCCCCCGGCTATCGCATGTTGCCGGTTGCTGGCCTCGCCCTGAATCATGTTGATGATGAGGGGTTTGATGCTCTGGTGCATCGCTCGGAACAAGCGCTGGAACTGGCGCGGCTTCAAGGCAATGGAGCGATCGTTGAATTGCGCGATGGCATTCCTTCAATGGCCGCGGCTCACTCCGCAGGCCATTGGTAA
- a CDS encoding response regulator transcription factor — protein MKALVLDDHRMVGQALAALLREVAGVQVLGACSSVQECSSLIAKHKPNLLVVDVKLKGENYRDAVDLLHQHQPKAQLLFVTALGNKFRPPVELQPFTVAVVDKACAWTSLLDAVEQWRRLHQQPIDQPTIKQMRLIETLAPRERKLVLKLGRGMLNKEIAKDLQLKEDTIKTYRKQVALKLGVSGPQLIRLATLYRSWCLNAG, from the coding sequence ATGAAGGCACTTGTCCTTGATGACCACCGCATGGTGGGGCAAGCTCTTGCCGCTCTACTCAGGGAAGTGGCAGGGGTGCAGGTTCTCGGTGCCTGCAGCAGCGTGCAGGAATGCAGCTCGCTGATTGCTAAGCACAAACCCAACCTTCTGGTGGTGGATGTGAAGCTGAAAGGAGAAAATTATCGGGATGCTGTCGACCTGCTGCACCAACACCAACCGAAGGCGCAGCTTTTGTTCGTAACAGCTCTCGGCAACAAGTTTCGCCCCCCGGTCGAACTCCAACCGTTCACCGTTGCCGTGGTTGACAAAGCCTGCGCCTGGACGTCGTTATTGGATGCGGTCGAACAATGGCGCCGCCTTCATCAGCAACCCATCGATCAACCAACGATCAAGCAAATGCGTTTAATTGAAACACTGGCCCCGCGCGAAAGAAAACTTGTTCTGAAGCTCGGTCGCGGCATGCTCAACAAAGAAATAGCCAAGGATTTACAACTTAAAGAAGATACGATCAAAACCTATCGAAAGCAGGTTGCCTTGAAGCTAGGGGTTAGCGGTCCTCAATTGATTCGCCTGGCAACTCTCTATCGAAGCTGGTGCCTGAATGCAGGCTAA
- a CDS encoding sensor histidine kinase, whose translation MSQIWMARWRPGHGLADWAMTLALSLSTALIIFITYWSGGTHEHTWLDWCFLPVVLGAMLLGPLQVLLVGLSFYVYSGLAILLDAGVLVLYPGFDLLMRPLALTGLVWIAELRKRTMRQKNQLQAQRNQLQSKLNQSLQMSLLSHELRQPLAQLQLQVRLLLHKLESEALESDPDALRSGLQIMFQAGVEIETAVQAMVRLSHRRSISPAPWDLIACVRDCLAAMKTIRDSESIGLSVDLPSSPLLVNLDRSQMVMVLRNLLTNAREALLKSDPGHRYLEVRLCSRQGRVHLSVADSGPGLKTRNLQDLVLMSSKPDGMGLGLLTVQAFTRANGGRVALGCSSTIGGAEILLDLPCFSLHSGTSFDRELPGESIEDR comes from the coding sequence ATGTCTCAGATATGGATGGCCCGCTGGCGTCCTGGGCATGGGCTGGCTGACTGGGCCATGACACTGGCCCTGAGCCTCTCAACGGCTTTGATCATCTTCATCACCTATTGGTCCGGGGGAACCCATGAACACACCTGGCTCGACTGGTGTTTTTTGCCCGTCGTGCTTGGGGCCATGCTGCTCGGCCCCTTGCAAGTGTTGCTTGTGGGGTTGAGTTTCTACGTTTATTCGGGGCTAGCGATTCTTCTCGATGCTGGGGTGCTTGTTCTGTATCCCGGCTTTGATCTGCTGATGCGCCCGCTTGCGCTGACTGGATTGGTATGGATTGCGGAGCTGCGCAAACGAACCATGCGGCAGAAAAACCAGCTCCAGGCTCAACGGAATCAACTTCAGAGCAAGTTAAATCAGAGTTTGCAGATGAGCCTGCTCAGCCATGAGCTGCGCCAGCCGCTCGCTCAGTTGCAGTTGCAAGTTCGTCTGCTGCTCCACAAGCTGGAATCCGAGGCACTCGAAAGTGATCCGGATGCCCTGCGCTCTGGGTTGCAGATCATGTTTCAGGCTGGGGTTGAGATCGAGACGGCGGTGCAGGCGATGGTGCGCTTGTCGCATCGACGCTCGATCAGCCCTGCTCCTTGGGATCTGATTGCTTGCGTTCGCGATTGCTTGGCTGCGATGAAGACGATCCGAGACTCGGAGTCCATTGGTTTGAGTGTAGATCTGCCGTCTTCGCCTCTGCTGGTGAACTTGGACCGATCTCAAATGGTCATGGTTTTGCGTAATCTTCTAACCAATGCTCGCGAAGCACTGTTGAAGAGTGATCCTGGTCATCGTTATTTGGAAGTGCGCTTGTGCTCGAGACAGGGAAGGGTGCACCTGAGCGTTGCCGATAGCGGTCCTGGACTAAAGACCCGAAACCTTCAGGATCTGGTTTTGATGAGTTCGAAGCCCGATGGGATGGGACTCGGTTTGTTAACCGTGCAGGCTTTTACGCGAGCCAATGGTGGCCGAGTCGCTCTCGGTTGTTCTTCAACCATCGGGGGAGCTGAAATTCTGCTCGATTTACCTTGTTTTAGCCTGCATTCAGGCACCAGCTTCGATAGAGAGTTGCCAGGCGAATCAATTGAGGACCGCTAA
- the ppsA gene encoding phosphoenolpyruvate synthase: MVRSDLLLPLESVDLRCVAAVGGKCASLGEMLQALTSEGIRVPGGFTTTTEAFRLLLDEGRLRDPLRRLLAGLDVSDLKALQAAGTAARALVLQTTLPAALVGAIRDAYRSMGSPPVAVRSSATAEDLPEASFAGLQDTILNVQGEAALLAACRRCYSSLFSDRAIAYRQMHGFDSLGVALAIGIQRMVRSDLGCSGVMFTLDTESGFPDVVLLNAAYGLGESVVQGDVNPDEYWLFKPTLELGYPAILSRRCGSKARRCVLTPEGSVRSESVRPEDQHRFALSQGEVLQLGHWACRIEAHYSQVSGHATPMDLEWAKDGESGELFILQARPETVHSRHYGSVLRRWVLDGDSGEPICRGRAIGSGVSTGKARVLRSPREIQSFQDGELLITTRTDPDWEPILKRASGVITDRGGRTCHAAILARELGLTAIVGTGDGTARIESGEAITASCCEGEEGRVYRGEVPFHVEERDLGNLPVTRTKILMTVSDPEEAFKLASIPCDGVGLARLEFVIANHIRVHPMALLHPERIGDPLERQRIAEIVGDASSPVAYYVDQLAEGMARIAAAFYPRPVLLRFSDFKSNEYGHLIGGSPFEPVEANPMLGWRGAMRYSSEGFREAFALECQALLRVRAQLGLTNVIPMVPFCRSLTEADQVLAEMASHGLVRGQEGLQIYVMCELPSNAMCADALAQRFDGFSIGSNDLTQLTLGLDRDSEQMAACFDERDPSVLAMMQLLIRAAKRNGKPVGLCGQAPSDHPSIAEFLVGEGIDSLSLNPDAVLRMRLKVATIEAALGLA; the protein is encoded by the coding sequence GTGGTGAGATCGGATCTGCTGCTGCCGCTGGAGTCGGTCGATCTGCGCTGTGTTGCCGCCGTGGGCGGAAAGTGCGCCTCGCTTGGCGAGATGCTTCAAGCCTTGACCAGCGAGGGGATTCGGGTTCCCGGTGGCTTCACCACCACGACCGAGGCCTTTCGCCTCCTTCTGGATGAGGGCCGGTTGCGTGATCCGCTGAGGCGCTTGCTTGCTGGCTTGGACGTCAGCGATCTCAAGGCGCTGCAGGCGGCTGGCACAGCGGCGCGGGCCCTGGTGCTGCAGACCACGCTTCCGGCGGCCCTGGTCGGGGCCATTCGTGACGCCTACCGCAGCATGGGTTCACCGCCGGTGGCGGTGCGCTCCAGCGCTACCGCCGAGGATCTGCCCGAGGCCTCCTTCGCCGGGCTTCAGGACACGATTCTGAATGTGCAGGGGGAGGCAGCACTGCTGGCGGCATGCCGGCGCTGCTACAGCTCACTGTTCAGCGATCGGGCAATTGCCTATCGGCAGATGCATGGCTTCGACTCACTCGGTGTGGCCCTAGCCATTGGCATTCAACGCATGGTCCGATCCGACCTGGGCTGCTCGGGTGTGATGTTCACACTCGACACCGAATCGGGCTTCCCAGATGTGGTGTTGCTCAATGCCGCCTATGGCCTAGGTGAATCGGTGGTGCAGGGGGATGTGAATCCCGATGAGTATTGGCTGTTCAAGCCAACGCTTGAGCTGGGATACCCGGCGATCCTCAGTCGTCGTTGCGGTTCAAAAGCGCGGCGCTGTGTGCTCACTCCGGAAGGCAGCGTGCGATCTGAATCCGTGCGTCCCGAGGATCAGCATCGCTTTGCGCTATCCCAGGGGGAGGTGCTTCAGCTTGGCCACTGGGCCTGCCGGATCGAAGCCCACTACAGCCAGGTGTCTGGCCACGCCACTCCCATGGACCTCGAGTGGGCGAAGGATGGCGAGAGCGGTGAACTCTTCATCCTGCAGGCCCGCCCCGAAACCGTGCACTCCAGGCATTACGGATCAGTACTGCGCCGTTGGGTCTTGGATGGCGACAGTGGTGAGCCGATCTGCCGCGGGCGAGCCATCGGTTCTGGGGTGAGCACCGGAAAGGCCCGGGTGCTTCGCTCCCCGAGGGAGATCCAGAGCTTTCAAGACGGCGAGTTGCTGATCACCACCCGCACAGACCCCGATTGGGAACCGATCCTCAAACGAGCCTCTGGTGTGATCACGGATCGTGGGGGACGCACCTGCCATGCGGCCATCCTGGCCCGTGAGTTGGGGCTCACCGCCATTGTCGGGACGGGTGATGGCACCGCAAGGATTGAATCAGGGGAGGCGATCACCGCCAGCTGTTGTGAGGGCGAGGAGGGGCGCGTGTATCGCGGGGAGGTGCCCTTTCACGTGGAGGAACGGGATCTGGGCAATCTCCCCGTCACTCGAACCAAGATTCTGATGACTGTGAGCGATCCGGAGGAGGCGTTCAAACTGGCTTCGATTCCCTGTGACGGGGTTGGGCTGGCAAGGCTCGAATTCGTGATCGCTAACCACATTCGGGTGCATCCGATGGCTTTGCTGCATCCGGAACGGATTGGCGACCCCCTGGAACGACAGCGAATTGCGGAGATTGTCGGAGATGCCTCAAGTCCGGTGGCGTACTACGTGGATCAGCTGGCGGAGGGGATGGCGCGCATCGCTGCGGCCTTTTACCCCAGACCAGTGCTGCTGCGCTTCTCGGATTTCAAGAGCAATGAATACGGCCATCTGATTGGCGGCAGTCCTTTCGAGCCCGTCGAGGCGAATCCAATGTTGGGGTGGCGGGGTGCCATGCGCTACAGCTCCGAGGGGTTTCGGGAGGCCTTTGCCCTGGAATGTCAGGCGCTGCTGCGGGTGCGTGCTCAGCTCGGTCTCACCAATGTCATCCCGATGGTGCCGTTCTGCCGCAGCTTGACGGAGGCTGATCAGGTCCTGGCGGAGATGGCCAGCCATGGCTTGGTGCGTGGGCAGGAGGGGTTGCAGATCTATGTGATGTGCGAGTTGCCAAGCAATGCGATGTGTGCGGATGCGTTAGCGCAACGCTTCGATGGCTTTTCGATTGGCTCCAACGATCTCACCCAGCTGACGCTCGGCCTCGATCGTGATTCAGAACAGATGGCCGCTTGTTTTGATGAGCGCGACCCGTCGGTGCTGGCGATGATGCAGCTTCTGATCCGTGCGGCCAAGCGCAATGGCAAGCCGGTGGGTCTCTGCGGGCAGGCGCCGAGTGATCACCCTTCGATCGCCGAGTTCCTCGTCGGGGAGGGCATTGATTCCCTCAGCCTGAATCCCGACGCCGTGCTGCGGATGCGACTCAAGGTGGCGACGATTGAAGCGGCCCTGGGGTTGGCTTGA
- a CDS encoding sigma-70 family RNA polymerase sigma factor translates to MRDGAVTMILNSAGRQPIPTRAEQLHLARLIQQGEAADATPKQRKAGQRARQRLVIGNMRLAVAVARRLMPRLKSGASLEFADLIQEAIIGLNTAALRFDPERGCSFSTYAVWWCRQSVQRLIQVQASTIRIPAHVQDMERRWNFRPPTQNLEQFCQEWQTNPASMEMILMVVNQARTRSFDGPHHPQDAESGLNLSEQIGGTSDDPLEQIDRRLMLDRLQAAMPEELALLERHVVKRDSTKELAKERSISATAMGRQLQRARQRLRTVLERDTGHC, encoded by the coding sequence ATGCGCGACGGTGCCGTGACGATGATTCTCAATAGTGCTGGTCGCCAACCGATCCCGACACGGGCTGAGCAGCTGCATCTCGCCCGGCTGATCCAGCAGGGTGAAGCAGCAGATGCCACCCCGAAGCAACGCAAGGCCGGACAACGCGCACGCCAGCGGTTGGTGATCGGCAACATGCGTCTGGCCGTGGCGGTCGCCCGTCGATTGATGCCACGACTCAAAAGTGGTGCCAGCCTGGAATTCGCCGATCTGATCCAAGAGGCAATCATCGGCCTGAATACAGCAGCGCTCCGCTTCGATCCCGAGCGGGGTTGCAGTTTCAGCACCTACGCCGTCTGGTGGTGCCGACAATCGGTGCAGCGACTGATTCAAGTGCAAGCGTCAACGATTCGAATTCCAGCCCATGTGCAGGACATGGAGCGGCGCTGGAACTTCCGACCACCAACACAGAACCTGGAGCAGTTCTGCCAGGAATGGCAAACCAATCCGGCGAGCATGGAAATGATCCTGATGGTGGTGAATCAGGCACGCACTCGCAGTTTCGATGGTCCACACCATCCCCAAGACGCGGAGAGTGGCCTGAATCTCTCCGAACAGATTGGTGGTACGAGTGACGATCCCCTCGAGCAGATCGATCGCCGCCTGATGCTGGATCGCCTGCAAGCGGCGATGCCGGAGGAACTAGCCCTCCTGGAGCGCCACGTGGTGAAACGAGACAGCACGAAAGAGCTGGCCAAAGAACGCTCCATCAGTGCCACCGCCATGGGCCGTCAACTCCAACGGGCACGTCAACGCTTGCGCACGGTGTTGGAACGGGACACGGGCCATTGCTAG
- a CDS encoding SRPBCC family protein, which translates to MASEQTWNREGLPAWSYRSDRIMALEKERVFLNHWHVVGHINDLKEKGDWLSFDLLGERALVIRGGDGSIRAFHNTCRHRGSRLVEGDQGHCRGALMCPFHAWVYTLEGDLKTPSQPDKFPALDSKEWGLKRLELEIWRGFLFLRFEPGPQGSIAEMMGRHEDELSVYPLESLQPTDGLYTSPITPVNWKAMVDVDNECYHCPTAHPGLTDLYGRCYEEGPWIDGTHRIRGPFNENPSRRELNQRYRELVEQHPEPFRSIPQAWLYIGLFPVSVLVFYPESAGFYRSIPLNAQTSVMTGATYKYDGESESMTLARETSTAIDAEVMLEDKHICELHYQATSSKYWDHGLLGDSEKALREHHDTLRELIPELNSSKSPGDSWH; encoded by the coding sequence ATGGCATCCGAGCAAACCTGGAACCGTGAAGGGTTACCGGCCTGGAGTTACCGCAGCGATCGGATCATGGCGCTTGAAAAAGAACGGGTGTTTCTGAACCACTGGCATGTGGTCGGGCATATCAATGACCTCAAGGAGAAAGGCGACTGGCTGAGTTTCGATTTGCTTGGAGAACGAGCTCTTGTAATCCGGGGTGGGGATGGGTCAATCAGAGCGTTTCACAACACGTGCCGACACCGAGGTTCCCGGCTCGTTGAAGGTGATCAAGGTCATTGCCGTGGGGCGTTGATGTGCCCTTTTCATGCCTGGGTTTACACCCTTGAAGGAGATCTCAAAACCCCATCTCAACCAGACAAGTTTCCTGCACTTGACAGCAAAGAATGGGGACTAAAGCGATTGGAGCTGGAGATCTGGCGAGGCTTCCTCTTTCTGCGTTTTGAACCTGGCCCGCAGGGCTCGATCGCTGAAATGATGGGGCGACACGAGGACGAACTCAGTGTTTACCCGCTCGAATCACTCCAACCAACGGATGGCCTCTACACCAGCCCGATCACTCCGGTGAACTGGAAAGCGATGGTCGATGTCGACAACGAGTGCTACCACTGTCCCACCGCCCATCCGGGCCTCACCGATCTCTACGGACGCTGCTACGAGGAAGGTCCATGGATTGATGGAACCCATCGAATCCGAGGCCCCTTCAACGAGAACCCATCACGGCGAGAGTTGAATCAGCGCTATCGAGAGCTGGTGGAGCAACATCCGGAACCCTTCCGCTCCATTCCACAAGCGTGGCTTTACATCGGCCTATTTCCAGTCTCAGTCCTCGTCTTCTATCCCGAATCGGCAGGCTTCTACCGCTCTATTCCGCTCAACGCGCAGACCTCGGTGATGACGGGTGCGACATACAAGTACGACGGAGAAAGCGAGAGCATGACACTGGCCAGAGAAACATCCACAGCCATCGACGCGGAGGTGATGCTGGAGGACAAACATATCTGCGAACTGCACTATCAAGCCACTTCGTCAAAATATTGGGATCATGGGCTACTCGGGGACTCTGAAAAAGCGTTACGAGAACACCACGACACCCTCCGCGAACTCATCCCTGAACTGAACAGCTCCAAATCACCTGGCGACTCCTGGCACTGA
- a CDS encoding multidrug efflux SMR transporter: MWLGYAVLIVAILFENIGTTALKGSNGFKRPVLGSVAVFGYILSFAFMGQALARLPLAIAYSIWSGLGMSVVTLTGILVYKEKFGWKVALGLLLIFLGVMISNYPGLVESVPGVAR, encoded by the coding sequence ATGTGGCTTGGTTACGCCGTTCTGATTGTCGCCATTCTTTTTGAGAATATTGGCACGACCGCATTGAAGGGTTCCAATGGTTTCAAGAGGCCAGTCCTGGGTTCTGTTGCGGTCTTCGGATACATCCTTTCGTTCGCTTTTATGGGTCAGGCCTTGGCAAGGCTGCCCCTTGCCATTGCCTATTCCATCTGGTCTGGCCTCGGCATGTCTGTTGTGACTCTGACGGGAATTCTCGTTTACAAAGAGAAGTTTGGATGGAAAGTTGCTCTTGGCTTGCTTCTCATCTTCTTGGGAGTCATGATCTCGAACTATCCGGGCTTAGTGGAGTCAGTGCCAGGAGTCGCCAGGTGA
- a CDS encoding multidrug efflux SMR transporter, whose product MAIAAEQVGTSAMKASNGFSQLLPTLLAIAGYSLSMLWFGRSMRVLPMGFAYALWVGIGMVVASVIGIVIFSELMTPAVIVGLLFVFVGILVLNSAQQEVA is encoded by the coding sequence TTGGCGATCGCTGCTGAACAGGTGGGAACCTCAGCGATGAAGGCGTCCAATGGTTTTTCTCAGCTGCTGCCAACACTTTTGGCGATCGCTGGTTATTCCTTGTCGATGCTCTGGTTCGGGCGCAGCATGCGCGTACTCCCTATGGGATTTGCTTATGCCCTATGGGTTGGTATCGGTATGGTGGTGGCCAGTGTGATCGGCATTGTGATTTTTTCGGAGTTGATGACTCCGGCGGTGATTGTTGGGTTGTTGTTCGTGTTTGTAGGGATTCTGGTTTTGAATTCAGCCCAGCAGGAGGTGGCCTGA
- a CDS encoding dehydrogenase, whose protein sequence is MRPIALLLAGALGAISPVQAGLMDILESMNAPDPESQRLVPRLPPMPAAAGRGKNWVGTVVPSKQMPILVMAGHADSQRMHGSGTPGRAVDLGGAAPMQAGITDELYWNLLTAKAVVAEGQRQGLNIRFYDPGVRTIRNEQDPRTNWAVGYDHASRGGYVLEIHYDAYAPHGVGPGVIPAVAFGFSVLDEALAKEFGAYPYHYRGILGAPRRGISMLEIGQLEGVLEASLRDPSRRQPTLEQIASRVVKALREGLATPGLQPSEGPTVGLR, encoded by the coding sequence ATGCGTCCCATCGCCCTGCTGTTGGCTGGCGCTCTCGGCGCCATCAGCCCTGTTCAGGCCGGTCTGATGGACATTCTTGAGAGCATGAATGCTCCAGACCCGGAGTCTCAGCGCCTGGTGCCCCGACTGCCGCCGATGCCCGCAGCTGCCGGGCGTGGCAAAAACTGGGTCGGCACGGTGGTTCCCAGTAAGCAAATGCCGATCCTGGTCATGGCCGGCCATGCCGACTCCCAGCGGATGCATGGCTCGGGAACTCCCGGGCGGGCGGTGGATCTTGGTGGAGCGGCGCCGATGCAAGCGGGGATCACCGATGAGCTGTATTGGAACCTGCTCACGGCCAAGGCGGTGGTGGCAGAAGGCCAGCGGCAGGGCCTCAACATCCGCTTCTATGACCCCGGCGTGCGCACGATTCGCAACGAGCAGGATCCCCGCACCAATTGGGCTGTCGGCTACGACCATGCATCGCGTGGTGGCTACGTCTTGGAGATTCACTACGACGCTTACGCGCCCCATGGGGTGGGGCCTGGAGTGATTCCAGCTGTGGCCTTTGGCTTTTCCGTGCTGGATGAGGCGCTGGCGAAGGAATTTGGGGCCTATCCCTACCACTATCGCGGCATCCTCGGTGCACCCCGCCGGGGGATCTCGATGCTCGAGATCGGCCAACTTGAAGGCGTGCTGGAAGCAAGCCTGCGGGATCCGTCTCGCCGGCAGCCCACCCTTGAGCAGATCGCCAGCCGTGTGGTGAAGGCTCTCCGTGAAGGTTTGGCTACCCCAGGTCTTCAGCCAAGTGAGGGCCCGACCGTTGGACTGCGCTGA
- a CDS encoding metal ABC transporter permease yields the protein MEIWFLPLLMTLLIGVLCPAAGTLLVTQRRELQANLISHAVLPGLAVAVAFGIDPAIGGVISGLLGSLLAERLQRGRIANHDAVVNTVLAGFLGLGVLLIPLLNLRLDLDALLFGDLLTVTWWDLARVLVAASALGALVMGRYSQLVYLGVDSEGAAASGLPVRVLRLAMALVTALVIVSAMAAVGVILVIGLLCAPVLPGLRRASSLRAAICAASLVGLALSAGGFLLAIPLNLPPGPLIGVACLLLLCVPGMRGERT from the coding sequence ATGGAGATTTGGTTCTTGCCCCTGTTGATGACACTGTTGATCGGTGTTCTCTGCCCTGCGGCAGGAACCCTGCTGGTCACACAACGGCGGGAGTTGCAGGCCAACCTGATCTCCCATGCCGTGCTTCCAGGGCTTGCTGTGGCGGTGGCTTTTGGGATTGATCCAGCGATCGGGGGGGTGATCAGTGGCCTGCTTGGTTCGCTGCTGGCGGAGCGCCTGCAACGGGGAAGGATTGCCAATCACGATGCGGTGGTGAACACCGTGCTCGCTGGCTTTTTGGGTCTGGGGGTGCTGCTGATTCCGCTTCTGAATCTGCGTCTTGATCTCGACGCGTTGCTGTTCGGAGATCTGCTGACCGTGACCTGGTGGGATCTGGCCAGGGTGCTGGTCGCAGCCTCTGCTCTGGGTGCGCTGGTGATGGGGCGTTACTCCCAGCTGGTGTATCTGGGGGTCGATTCAGAGGGTGCAGCGGCTTCCGGTTTGCCGGTGCGGGTGCTGCGCCTGGCGATGGCGCTGGTCACGGCCTTGGTGATTGTCAGCGCGATGGCCGCTGTGGGGGTGATTCTCGTGATTGGGCTGCTGTGTGCCCCGGTGCTGCCGGGTCTTCGTCGTGCCTCCAGTTTGAGGGCGGCCATTTGTGCGGCCTCCCTGGTGGGTTTGGCTCTCAGTGCCGGGGGCTTTCTGCTTGCCATTCCCCTCAATCTTCCGCCCGGTCCTCTGATCGGTGTGGCCTGTCTCCTGCTGCTCTGCGTGCCGGGCATGCGCGGAGAACGCACTTGA
- a CDS encoding metal ABC transporter ATP-binding protein, producing the protein MSEAVLVAKDLVVSYGSQVVLQDVSLTLQAGTLTALVGANGAGKSTLLQVLQGQLAARSGSVHCEDVPIEDCRERVVLMPQRSRIDWSFPITVREFVALGALRSPARACCEREAALQRVGLSALASRRLDALSGGQQQRALLARALVQPSTVLLLDEPCSAIDPPSRDQLLRLMRQLVSVGHTLLVSSHDWGEALDLYDRVIVLQGRVLADGSPAAVRRSLSGLVDPGNHCCG; encoded by the coding sequence GTGTCTGAAGCAGTACTGGTCGCAAAGGACCTTGTTGTCAGCTACGGATCGCAGGTTGTCCTTCAGGACGTGTCCCTCACGCTTCAGGCGGGAACCCTGACTGCTTTGGTTGGTGCCAATGGCGCCGGTAAGTCCACCCTCTTGCAGGTGCTGCAGGGACAGCTCGCCGCTCGGTCCGGATCCGTGCATTGCGAGGACGTTCCGATTGAGGACTGCCGCGAGCGGGTTGTCCTCATGCCTCAGCGCAGCCGCATCGATTGGTCCTTCCCGATCACGGTGCGCGAATTTGTCGCTCTCGGCGCCCTGCGCTCACCAGCTCGGGCCTGTTGTGAGCGTGAGGCCGCCCTGCAGCGGGTTGGATTGTCGGCACTGGCCTCACGGCGTCTGGATGCCCTGTCCGGCGGTCAACAGCAACGTGCCCTCCTGGCCCGTGCTTTGGTTCAGCCCTCCACGGTGTTGCTGCTCGATGAACCCTGTTCTGCGATCGATCCACCCTCAAGGGATCAGTTGCTTCGTTTGATGCGCCAGCTCGTATCCGTCGGTCACACTCTTTTGGTGAGCAGCCATGACTGGGGGGAAGCGCTCGACCTCTATGACCGGGTGATCGTGCTGCAGGGCAGGGTTCTCGCCGATGGTTCCCCTGCCGCGGTGCGTCGCTCCCTCAGCGGGCTTGTGGATCCCGGTAATCACTGCTGCGGCTGA
- a CDS encoding c-type cytochrome gives MRILVGAVFALLIGLLSPIATFAADAAHGAQIFSANCAACHIGGGNVVNGQRTLQQADLDAYLANYGSGHESAIAYQVTNGKNAMPAFGGKLSETDIADVAAYVEQQAGNGWS, from the coding sequence ATGCGCATTCTTGTTGGTGCTGTTTTCGCACTCTTGATTGGTCTGCTTTCTCCGATTGCGACCTTCGCTGCTGATGCTGCCCACGGTGCTCAGATCTTCTCCGCCAATTGCGCCGCCTGCCACATCGGTGGTGGCAACGTGGTGAACGGTCAGCGCACTCTTCAACAGGCTGATCTGGATGCCTATCTCGCTAACTACGGTAGTGGCCATGAGAGCGCCATTGCCTATCAGGTGACCAACGGCAAGAACGCCATGCCTGCTTTTGGTGGCAAGCTCAGTGAGACAGATATCGCCGATGTGGCGGCCTACGTCGAGCAACAGGCTGGCAACGGCTGGAGCTGA